The following coding sequences lie in one Deinococcus aerophilus genomic window:
- a CDS encoding sensor histidine kinase, producing the protein MLEIYTPIRLEGSDRVLAVAEFYQRVDALDREMRAAQLRSWAVVTLVIGLTYLLLSGLVRRGSNTIDRQSAELRANVARLEALLDQNRELGGRVRRAARRTVAMNERFLRRVASELHDGPAQDLGVALLRLESLEGVARHVPPEERERVQASLGALEHCLTSALTEMRTLARDLRLPDVDHLDVAAVVERAVREHRRRTDTVVEVEIAPDVGLQSLAVPVGVKMAAFRIVQEALNNAFRHAGGRGQRVHVRLGCVRKPSEPLHQAGNRDHGLEMTGA; encoded by the coding sequence TTGCTGGAAATCTACACGCCCATTCGCCTGGAGGGCTCGGACCGGGTACTGGCGGTCGCCGAGTTCTACCAGCGGGTGGACGCCCTCGACCGGGAAATGAGGGCGGCGCAGCTTCGCAGCTGGGCGGTTGTGACCCTGGTGATCGGCCTGACCTACCTGCTGCTCTCGGGGCTGGTGCGCCGGGGCAGCAACACCATCGACCGCCAGAGTGCGGAATTGCGCGCGAACGTCGCCCGGCTGGAGGCGCTGCTGGACCAGAACCGCGAGCTGGGCGGGCGGGTGAGGCGCGCGGCCCGCCGAACAGTGGCGATGAACGAGCGCTTCCTGCGCCGGGTGGCGAGCGAGCTGCACGACGGCCCGGCACAGGACCTCGGAGTGGCGCTGCTGCGCCTGGAGAGCCTCGAAGGCGTGGCCCGGCACGTGCCGCCCGAGGAGCGCGAACGGGTGCAGGCTTCTCTTGGCGCGCTGGAGCACTGCCTCACGTCGGCCCTTACCGAGATGCGGACCCTGGCCCGGGACCTGCGTCTGCCGGACGTGGATCACCTCGATGTGGCGGCCGTGGTGGAGCGCGCCGTGCGCGAACACCGCCGACGCACAGATACGGTAGTCGAGGTCGAGATCGCCCCGGACGTGGGGTTGCAGTCCCTGGCCGTGCCCGTCGGCGTCAAGATGGCCGCCTTCCGCATCGTGCAGGAGGCGCTGAACAACGCCTTCCGCCATGCGGGCGGGCGGGGCCAGCGGGTGCACGTCCGGCTAGGGTGTGTCCGCAAACCTTCAGAGCCACTCCATCAGGCAGGCAATCGTGACCATGGCCTCGAAATGACAGGCGCGTT